In the genome of Pseudonocardia cypriaca, the window GCTGCTCGCGATGGGTGCCGACGAGGCCACCGCCCGCGGCTCGCTGCGGTTCTCCCTCGGCCACACGTCCACCGCGGCCGACGTCGACGCGGTCGTCGCCGCGATCGGCCCGGTCGTCGAGCGGGCCAGGCGCGCGGGGAAGGCCGTGGCGCGATGAGGGTCCTCGCCGCGATGAGCGGCGGCGTCGACTCGGCGGTGGCCGCTGCGCGCGCCGTCGACGCCGGGCACGACGTCGTCGGCGTGCACCTCGCGCTCTCCGAGACCCCGGACGCCCTGCGCAGCGGCTCCCGCGGCTGCTGCTCACGCGAGGACGCCGCCGACGCCCGCCGGGCCGCCGACGTGCTCGGCATCCCGTTCTACGTGTGGGACTTCGCGGCGCGCTTCCGCGAGGACGTGGTGGACGACTTCGTCGCCGCGTACGCCGCCGGGCAGACCCCGAACCCGTGCCTGCGGTGCAACGAGAAGATCAAGTTCGCCGCGCTGCTGGACAAGGCGCTCGCGCTGGGCTTCGACGCGGTCTGCACCGGGCACTACGCGCGGCTGGTGGCCGGAGAGCTGCGCCGGGCCGTCGACGCAGACAAGGACCAGTCGTACGTCCTCGCCGTGCTCACCGCACACCAGCTGGCGCACGCGATGTTCCCGATCGGAGACACGCAGAAGCCGGCCGTGCGCGCTGAGGCCGCGGAGCGCGGGCTCCGCGTCGCCGACAAGCCCGACAGCCACGACATCTGCTTCATCCCCTCCGGCGACACCCGGACGTTCCTCGGCTCCCGCCTCGGCGTCCGGTCGGGCGCCGTGGTCGACGCCGAGTCGGGGGCCGAGCTGGCGCGCCACGACGGCGTGCACGGCTTCACGGTGGGCCAGCGCAAGGGCCTCGGCATCGACGCCCCCGCCCCCGACGGTCGCCCCCGGTACGTGCTCGGCATCGAGCCGGCCACCGGCACCGTGACGGTCGGGCCCGCCACGGCCCTCGACGTCCGCACGATCGAGGGTGAGCGCCCGGTCTGGAGCGCGGGTGTCGCGCCGGGAGCCCGGTTCGACTGCGTTGCGCAGGTCCGCGCCCACGGCGGCCTGGCCGCGGCCGTCGCCGAGCCCACGGCCGACGGCCTGCGCGTCGAGCTCGCCGAGCCGCTGCGGGGCGTGGCCCCCGGCCAGGCGGTGGCGCTATACCGCCCCGACCCGGGAGGCGACATCGTCCTGGGCAGCGCCACGATCACCGCGACCGCGTAGCGCGACTCGCACGCACTCACACCGCGACTCGCGCGCACTCACGCCGCGACTCGCGCGCACGGAGACCGCGACTCGCGGGCACGGGCGTCCAGACCTCCGCGAGTCGCGCTCTGAGTGCACGCGAGTCGCGGGCTGGGTGCACGTGTGTCGCGGGCTCGCCATGGCGGGGCCCCGGCATGCGGCGGGGCCGGCGGTGGTAGACAGCGGCCGTGAGTACCGATCCGCTCGAGGCCGCCCTCGCCGCTGCCGGCCTGACCGGCGCCAGGCCGGGGGACACGGTGGGGGGCGGTGGCTTCGTCGTGGCCGAGCCCGCCGACGAGGAGCCGGCCGCTCCGCCGGCGCGTTGGCCCGACGGCGCGGCGACCGGCGTCGGCTCGCTCCCGGGCACGGAAGCCCGGGAGGCCGCGGCCACCGTGGTGGGTGAGCTGCCGCTGCTGCCGCACCTGCCGGAGCTGCCGGCCCGCGGTGTCGGGGCGGACATGATCGGCCGGACGGCCGGGATGCTCGTCGACATCGCGGTCGAGGTCGTGCCCACCGCCTACCGGGTGGCGGCGCGGCCCGGCCGGGACCACCGCCGGGCCGTCGACCTGCTCCGCAGCGACATCGACGCCTTCGAGGAGGCCTGCGAGCCGGCGCGGCCGGAGTGGGTGAAGGTGCAGGCCGCGGGGCCGTGGACGCTGGCCGCCGCCGTCGAGCTGCACACCGGCCACCGCGTGCTGACCGACCGGGGTGCGGTCCGGGAGTTCACCGCGAGCCTCCTGGAGGGGTTGCGCGCACACGTGGCGGAGGTGGCCACCCGCACCGGCGCGCACGTCCTCGTCCAGCTCGACGAGCCGACGCTGCCCGCGGTGCTGGCGGGCGCGCTGCCCACGGCGTCCGGCTACGGCACCGTGCGGGCGGTCGGGCGGACGGAGGCCCAGGACGCCCTGCGGGACATCGTCTCGGCGCTCGACGTCCCGGTGGTGGTGCACTGCTGCGCCGACCGGCCGCCCATCCGGTTGCTCGCGGGCATCGGCGCGGCGGGGGTCGGGATCGACGCCACGCTGCCGGTGTTCCGCGGGGAGACGGCGCTGCCGGCGGCGCTCGACGCGCTCGGCGAGACCTGGGACGCGGGCACGCCACTGCTGCTCGGCCTGGTGCCGGGGCTCGAGCCGGCGAGGCCGCCGCAGCTGCGCGATCTCGCGCGTCCGGTGTTCGACCTCGCCGATCGGCTCGGGTTCGACCGGTCCCGCCTCGGTGCCCTCACCGTCCCGACGCCCACCTGCGGGCTGGCGGGGGCGACACCGGAGTGGGCGGGGCGGGCGATGGCGCTGGTCCGCGACCTGGGGCAGGCTTTCGTCGACCCGCCGGAGGACTGGTAGCCGCTCTCGGCGAGTCGCGGTGAGCGGTTTCCGCCGGATGTCGGTACTCGTCGCTAACCTCTGTGCTCGTGAGCAGTGACTCGGACGTGCGCGAACGCCACGCGCGGCTGGCCGCAGAGGTGGCCGACCACCAGTTCCGCTACTACGTGCTCGACTCGCCCGCCATCTCCGACGGGCAGTTCGACGCACTGTGGCGCGAGCTGGTCGAGCTGGAGAGCGCGCACCCCGAGCTGGTCACGCCGGAGTCGCCCACGCAGCGGGTGGTCGGGAAGTTCGCCACCGACTTCACGGCGCACGACCACCTCGAGCGCATGCTCAGCCTCGACAACACGTTCACCGAGGACGAGCTGCGCGCCTGGGCCGAGCGGATCACGCGCGACGTCGGCGAGGGCAAGCTCCATTACCTGTGCGAGCTCAAGATCGACGGGCTGGCCGTCAACCTGCTCTACGAGAACGGCAAGCTCACGCGTGCGCTCACCCGCGGCGACGGCCGCACCGGCGAGGACATCACGCTCAACATGCGCACCCTCGACGAGGTGCCCGACCGCCTCACCGGCACCGACGAGTTCCCGGTGCCCGCGCTGGTCGAGGTGCGCGGCGAGGTCTACTTCCGGCTGGAGGACTTCCAGGCGCTCAACGCCTCCCTCGTGGAGGCGGGCAAACCGCCGTTCGCCAACCCGCGCAACACCGCGGCCGGCTCGCTGCGGCAGAAGGACCCGAAGGTCACCGCTTCCCGGAACCTGCGGCTGATCTGCCACGGGTTCGGCAAGCGCGAGGGGTTCACCCTCGAACGCCAGTCCCAGGGCTACGACGCGCTGCGCGCGTGGGGCCTGCCGGTGTCGGAGCGCAGCGCCGTGCTCACCGGGATCGACGAGGTGCTCGCCCACGTCGAGTACTGGGGCGAGCACCGCCACGACATCGAGCACGAGATCGACGGCGTCGTCGTCAAGGTCGACGAGGTCGCGCTCCAGCGGCGGCTCGGGTCCACGTCCCGGGCGCCCCGCTGGGCCATCGCGTACAAGTACCCGCCGGAGGAGGCCACCACCAAGCTCCTCGACATCCAGGTCAACGTCGGCCGCACCGGGCGCGTCACACCGTTCGCGCAGATGGAGCCGGTCGTCGTCGCCGGGTCCACGGTCGCGCTGGCCACTCTGCACAACGCGCAGGAGGTCAAGCGCAAGGGCGTGCTCATCGGCGACCGCGTGGTCATCCGCAAGGCGGGCGACGTCATCCCCGAGGTGCTCGGGCCGGTCGTCGACATGCGCGACGGCACCGAGCGCGAGTTCGTGATGCCCACCCACTGCCCGGAGTGCGGCACCGAGCTGGCCCAGCAGAAGGCGGGCGACGTCGACCTGCGCTGCCCCAACGCCCGGTCCTGCCCCGCGCAGCTGCGCGAGCGGCTGTTCCACGTGGCGGGGCGCGGTGCCTTCGACATCGAGGGCCTCGGCTACGAGGCGGCCACCGCGCTGCTCACCTCCGGGGTGGTGCAGGACGAGGGCGACGTCTTCGGGCTCACGGAGGCCGACCTGCTGCGGGTCGAGCTCTTCCGCAAGAAGGACGGCGAGCTGTCCGCCAACGGCCACCGGCTCCTCGCCAACCTGGACGCGGCGAAGGACCGGCCGTTGTGGCGGGTGCTCGTGGGCCTGTCCATCCGCCACGTCGGGCCCACGGCCGCGCAGGCGCTGGCGCGCGAGTTCCGGTCGATGGAGGCGATCGAGACCGCCGCGGAGGAGGCCGCACGGGCCACCGCGGAGGCCGGGCTCGTGATCACCTCCGACGGCACCGCCGACGACGTGGACGACGACGCTTCGGCGCCGGCGGCAACCGGGGCCGAAGCGGTCGCCGCTGCCACCGAGGCGTCCCCCGAGGACCGCGCCGCGGCCGAGGAGCGCGCGGCCCGCGACGCCGCACGCGCCCAGGCCAAGGCGCTCGCCGCGGCGCTCGCCCCGATCGCGAGTGTGGAGGGCGTCGGCCCCACCATCGCGGCGGCCCTGCGCGACTGGTTCTCGGTCGACTGGCACCGGGAGGTCGTCCGCAAGTGGCGGGCAGCCGGCGTGCGGATGGTCGACGAGGTCGACGCGTCGGTGCCGCGCACCCTCGAGGGCATGTCGATCGTGATCACCGGCTCGATGGACGGCTTCTCCCGCGACGAGGCCAAGGAGGCCATCACCGCTCGCGGGGGCCGGGCCGCGGGGTCGGTGTCGAAGAAGACCGCGTTCGTCGTCGCGGGCGACGCGCCGGGCTCGAAGTACGACAAGGCGCTCGAGATCGGCGTTCCGATCCTCGACGAGGCCGGCTTCCGCGTGCTGCTGGAGCGGGGGCCGGAGGCCGCGCGGGAGGTCGCCACGTTCGAGTCCTGACCGGCATGATCATCCCCACCGGGAGCACGTACGATCCGGGCGTCCGACGGCTAGGATTCCCGGGAATGGGGGTGCCAGCGTGCTGCAGGCGGTGCTGAACGGGTCGTGGCCGGCCGACGCGCATCCCCTGCTCCCGGTGAGCGCCCGCCACCTCGCCCGTGACGCCCGCGCGGTCGCCGAGCTGAACATCACCTCCGTGCACGTGCACCCCCGCGACCCCTCGGGGCTCGAGACGCTCGACCCGGTGTTCGTCGGCGACACGGTGGCGGCCATCCGGGCCCAGGTGCCGTCGATGGAGATCGGTGTCACCACCGGCCGTTGGATCGAGCGCGACCCGCGCAAGCGGATCGAGGCCGTGCTCGCGTGGGGCCACCTCGGTGTCGGCAAGCCGGACGTGTGCTCGGTCAACGTGCACGAGAAGGGCTGGGTCGACGTCTGCGCCGCCGCCCGTTCGGTGGGCATCGGCATCGAGCTCGGCGTGTGGACCAGCGGCGACGCCGTCACGTTGCGCACCAACGGCGTGCCGCCCGGCACCACGCGGGTGCTCGCCGAGTCCACCGTCACCGACCCGAGCACCGCCGTGGCGGAGGGCCTCCGCGTCCTGCGAGCGCTCGGCTCGATGCCGGTGCCGATCCTGCTGCACGGCGAGGACACGGGCGCGTGGCCCGTGCTGGAGCAGGCGATGATGCTGGGCGTCGACACCCGGATCGGGTTCGAGGACGTTCTCGTCACCCCGAACGGATATCTGGCCGCGGGCAACGACCACCTCGTCTCGGAGGCGCTGGCGATCCGCCGGAAGCTGCGCAGCAGCGGCTACCGCGTCTAGTCCTGCTGTAGCTGTTCCGCCTGGTCTCCGGGTGCGTTCCGCGGAACGCGGTCGGGTGCCGTCGGTGCCGTGGCCCTCGCCCCATCAGGCCGTGGGGACCTTGTCCAGGAAGCCCACGACGCCCGTGATGCGGCCGTCCGCGTCGACCATCGCCACGTCGAAGCCGATCACCAGCGGCTCGGCGCCCTCCGGGCCGAGGCCCCACTGGAAGCGGCAGACGTCGTGGTGGGCGTCGACCTCGCCGACGGGGGTGAACCGCATCCCCGGGAACTGCTCCTGTGCGCCTGCGATCAGGGCGTCGAGCGCGTCGGTGCCGGTGACGTCGGCGAGCGGGTCGACGTATCGCGCGTTCGGGGCGAACACGGCTTCGACGGCCGCGCGCCGCTCGGCGGGGTCGGTGGCGTTCCACGCGGCCAGGTAGCGCTGCACGAGGGTGGCGGTGGGGGTCGTGGTGGTCATCGTTCTTCCTTCCGGTCGGCTGCTGACGACGAGAAGCCTCGCCCGGACGAGGTGCCCCGGTCGATGACGTCGGAGGTAAGGCTCGAGCGCGGCCGGTGGTGCGACCGCCCCTGACGTGCTCCTGGCAGCGTCTACGGGGTCTGCGGGGACCATGGCGATCACGAGTTTCGGTCTTCCGCATCCGATTTTTGCGTTCGCCACAGAACTGCCCTCCGGGCCGTGGCCGGAGCCGTGGCAACGTGTGGGATGCGCGCAATAGCGTTGCGGACATGGGAGTGCTAGGCGATATCGGCAGGCGGGCGCGCGGGGCAGCCGCGTTGTTCACGCAACCGCTGCTTCCCGATGACCTGCTCGGCACGTTGAATCCGCTGTGGTCCGCCAGTGAGCCGCATGCGCGCGTGGTGGGACTGCGGCGCGAGACCGCCGACACGACCACGCTGCTGCTGCACACCCCCCGGGCGCGCACCCCGCACCGGGCCGGCCAGTTCGTCGGGATCGGGACCCGGCTCGACGGCGTGTGGCAGTGGCGCACCTACTCGGTCAGCTCCCGGCCCCGCGACCCGCGGCGCCTCGCCGTCACCGTCACCGCGGTGCCGGGGGGCACCGTGTCGGGGGCACTCGCACACCGGACCCCGGTCGGCGCACTGGTGCGGATCGGGCCGCCCGCCGGCGAGTTCGTGCTCCCGGATCCGGTGCCGGAGAAGCTGCTCTTCGTGACGGCGGGCAGCGGGATCACGCCTGTCATGGGCATCCTGCGCGATCTCGTCGACACCCGCCCCCACGCCCTGGACGGCGCGGTGCTCGTGCACTGCGACCGCACGCCCGACGAACTGGTGTTCGGATCCGAGCTGCGCAGGCTCGCCGCGACCACCGGGTTGCGCCTCGTCGAGCGGCACACCGCGGCCGAGGGCAGGCTCACCCCGGACGCGCTCGCCGACGCCGTGCCCGACTGGGCGGCCCGTGAGACGTGGGCCTGCGGCCCCGCAGGCCTGCTCGACGCGCTCGCAGGCCATTGGGACCGCTTCGGCGACCCGGACGCGCTGCACGTGGAGCGCTTCGTCGCCCCTGCCCCCGTCGCCGACCCCGGCACCGGCGGCCGCGTCACGTTCACCACCAGCGGGATCACCGCCGACGCCGGCCCAGGCGTCGCGCTGATGGCCGCGGGTGAGTCCGCAGGCGCGCTGCTGCCCAACGGCTGCCGCATGGGCATCTGCCACACCTGCGTCGGGAAGCTGCGCTCCGGCGGAGTGCGCGACCTCCGCAACGGCGATGTGCACGACACCCCAGGACAGAGCGTCCGCACGTGCGTCTCCGGCGCCGCGGGCGACGTCGAGATCGAGCTGTAGGAGAGACATGCCTGAGACCCCCAGCGCCGCGGCGCACCTGACCGACGAGCAGGTCGAGGCCATCGGCGCCGAACTCGATGCGATCCGGGCCGAGGTCGTCGACAGCCTCGGCGAGGCCGACGCCCGCTACATCCACCGCGTCATCGCGGCGCAGCGGGCCCTCGAGGTCGGCGGCCGTGCAGCGCTGCTGTTCTCCAAGTTCCCGCCCGCGTGGATCGCCGGCACCGCGGCGCTGTCCGTGGCCAAGATCCTCGACAACATGGAGATCGGGCACAACGTCCTGCACGGCCAGTGGGACTGGATGCGCGACCCGAAGATCCACTCGACGACGTGGGAGTGGGACCACGCCACGCCCGCCGAGGCGTGGAAGAAGACCCACAACTACGAGCACCACACGTTCACGAACATCCGGGGCAAGGACCGCGACCTCGGCTACACGATCATGCGCATCACCCCGGAGCAGGAGTGGAAGCCCTCCAACCTGGTCCAGCCGCTCACCAACTTCGGCCTGTCGCTGATCTTCGAGTGGGGTATCGCCCTCTACGACCTCGAGTTCGACAAGGTCAAGGACGGCACGAAGACGCGGGAGGAGGCCATGGCCGACCTCAAGACGTTCTGGCGCAAGAGCCGCAAGCAGTTCGCGAAGGACTTCGTGCTGTTCCCGCTGCTGTCCGGCCCGGGCTTCCTGCAGACTGCCGCGGCCAACCTCACCGCCAACGTCGTGCGCAACGTCTGGTCGCACGCGGT includes:
- the mnmA gene encoding tRNA 2-thiouridine(34) synthase MnmA, with translation MRVLAAMSGGVDSAVAAARAVDAGHDVVGVHLALSETPDALRSGSRGCCSREDAADARRAADVLGIPFYVWDFAARFREDVVDDFVAAYAAGQTPNPCLRCNEKIKFAALLDKALALGFDAVCTGHYARLVAGELRRAVDADKDQSYVLAVLTAHQLAHAMFPIGDTQKPAVRAEAAERGLRVADKPDSHDICFIPSGDTRTFLGSRLGVRSGAVVDAESGAELARHDGVHGFTVGQRKGLGIDAPAPDGRPRYVLGIEPATGTVTVGPATALDVRTIEGERPVWSAGVAPGARFDCVAQVRAHGGLAAAVAEPTADGLRVELAEPLRGVAPGQAVALYRPDPGGDIVLGSATITATA
- a CDS encoding methionine synthase, yielding MAEPADEEPAAPPARWPDGAATGVGSLPGTEAREAAATVVGELPLLPHLPELPARGVGADMIGRTAGMLVDIAVEVVPTAYRVAARPGRDHRRAVDLLRSDIDAFEEACEPARPEWVKVQAAGPWTLAAAVELHTGHRVLTDRGAVREFTASLLEGLRAHVAEVATRTGAHVLVQLDEPTLPAVLAGALPTASGYGTVRAVGRTEAQDALRDIVSALDVPVVVHCCADRPPIRLLAGIGAAGVGIDATLPVFRGETALPAALDALGETWDAGTPLLLGLVPGLEPARPPQLRDLARPVFDLADRLGFDRSRLGALTVPTPTCGLAGATPEWAGRAMALVRDLGQAFVDPPEDW
- the ligA gene encoding NAD-dependent DNA ligase LigA, giving the protein MSSDSDVRERHARLAAEVADHQFRYYVLDSPAISDGQFDALWRELVELESAHPELVTPESPTQRVVGKFATDFTAHDHLERMLSLDNTFTEDELRAWAERITRDVGEGKLHYLCELKIDGLAVNLLYENGKLTRALTRGDGRTGEDITLNMRTLDEVPDRLTGTDEFPVPALVEVRGEVYFRLEDFQALNASLVEAGKPPFANPRNTAAGSLRQKDPKVTASRNLRLICHGFGKREGFTLERQSQGYDALRAWGLPVSERSAVLTGIDEVLAHVEYWGEHRHDIEHEIDGVVVKVDEVALQRRLGSTSRAPRWAIAYKYPPEEATTKLLDIQVNVGRTGRVTPFAQMEPVVVAGSTVALATLHNAQEVKRKGVLIGDRVVIRKAGDVIPEVLGPVVDMRDGTEREFVMPTHCPECGTELAQQKAGDVDLRCPNARSCPAQLRERLFHVAGRGAFDIEGLGYEAATALLTSGVVQDEGDVFGLTEADLLRVELFRKKDGELSANGHRLLANLDAAKDRPLWRVLVGLSIRHVGPTAAQALAREFRSMEAIETAAEEAARATAEAGLVITSDGTADDVDDDASAPAATGAEAVAAATEASPEDRAAAEERAARDAARAQAKALAAALAPIASVEGVGPTIAAALRDWFSVDWHREVVRKWRAAGVRMVDEVDASVPRTLEGMSIVITGSMDGFSRDEAKEAITARGGRAAGSVSKKTAFVVAGDAPGSKYDKALEIGVPILDEAGFRVLLERGPEAAREVATFES
- a CDS encoding 3-keto-5-aminohexanoate cleavage protein; protein product: MLQAVLNGSWPADAHPLLPVSARHLARDARAVAELNITSVHVHPRDPSGLETLDPVFVGDTVAAIRAQVPSMEIGVTTGRWIERDPRKRIEAVLAWGHLGVGKPDVCSVNVHEKGWVDVCAAARSVGIGIELGVWTSGDAVTLRTNGVPPGTTRVLAESTVTDPSTAVAEGLRVLRALGSMPVPILLHGEDTGAWPVLEQAMMLGVDTRIGFEDVLVTPNGYLAAGNDHLVSEALAIRRKLRSSGYRV
- a CDS encoding nuclear transport factor 2 family protein gives rise to the protein MTTTTPTATLVQRYLAAWNATDPAERRAAVEAVFAPNARYVDPLADVTGTDALDALIAGAQEQFPGMRFTPVGEVDAHHDVCRFQWGLGPEGAEPLVIGFDVAMVDADGRITGVVGFLDKVPTA
- a CDS encoding ferredoxin reductase; the protein is MGVLGDIGRRARGAAALFTQPLLPDDLLGTLNPLWSASEPHARVVGLRRETADTTTLLLHTPRARTPHRAGQFVGIGTRLDGVWQWRTYSVSSRPRDPRRLAVTVTAVPGGTVSGALAHRTPVGALVRIGPPAGEFVLPDPVPEKLLFVTAGSGITPVMGILRDLVDTRPHALDGAVLVHCDRTPDELVFGSELRRLAATTGLRLVERHTAAEGRLTPDALADAVPDWAARETWACGPAGLLDALAGHWDRFGDPDALHVERFVAPAPVADPGTGGRVTFTTSGITADAGPGVALMAAGESAGALLPNGCRMGICHTCVGKLRSGGVRDLRNGDVHDTPGQSVRTCVSGAAGDVEIEL
- a CDS encoding fatty acid desaturase family protein, giving the protein MPETPSAAAHLTDEQVEAIGAELDAIRAEVVDSLGEADARYIHRVIAAQRALEVGGRAALLFSKFPPAWIAGTAALSVAKILDNMEIGHNVLHGQWDWMRDPKIHSTTWEWDHATPAEAWKKTHNYEHHTFTNIRGKDRDLGYTIMRITPEQEWKPSNLVQPLTNFGLSLIFEWGIALYDLEFDKVKDGTKTREEAMADLKTFWRKSRKQFAKDFVLFPLLSGPGFLQTAAANLTANVVRNVWSHAVIFCGHFPDGTETFEEDRLDGETKGQWYIRQMLGSANLSGGKLFHLMTGNLSHQIEHHLFPDIPSNRYAEIAPKVREICKRYGLPYTTGSLPRQYGKVLRKITRLAFPGGGPKADVTPLPARPKPVGTPVRLAG